ATTGTGAAAGCAGAGTGGAGACTTTCCAAGAACTCCTGCGGTTGGTGTGGCGGGgtgaggaggaggaagcagaggctctGCTGAAATCCGAGGGCcgagaagaagacagagaaaaggtGAATGAGGCAGAGATGGAAGAAATTTATGAATTTGCAGCTACTCAGCGAAAGCTGCTCCAGTGGGAGAAAGCTCCAGCGATGGAGGAAGAAGCTGACCAGCTCAGGGAGGACGGTCCAGTTTCTGGGGGAATCCTCACAAGCGTTCACAATAAACAACAGTCAGAAAATGCAGAGCAGATGGAATCATCTGGGCAAGGAAGAGATGAGGccctagacaaatggaaaaacatgAGACAGTCCACGCTCCTGTCCCCCGGGGACCGGGGTTTGGACAGGGAGGAGAACGCAGAGTCCCCAGAGGAAGCACTGGCTCTTCCCTACTCTTCCAGCCCTGCCCGGGGTCaggcagagaagcaggaaagCACCTTTTTGTGCTCAgttgatgttgatgatgatgaacaGTCCTTTTCATCGCCTCAAGCCGGATACCCTGAACCCTCCCAGATGACAAGTGATCGCAAGGAAGGAAACTGCACTGTATGGGAAAGGGAGATAGAGAGTTCCCATCCCCCTGCTCGCCAGCAGGCACCTCCCTCACACTCACCCTTCTTCCCATCACAGCCCCATCAAGGCAGGAGTCCCTGCGGGCCACATCTTCGTTCTCGTCACACCAGTGACCTGTCCCTGCCAACACCCCAGTTGCAGGGCACAGCTTCCAGGGTGGCCTCCCAGAACTCATCACTGAAGCCAAAGAGGGCCAGAAGCCTTCCCATGTCACATAAGGATCCAGGCCAGAAAGACAAGGAGTGTAGTTCCGTGTTGGAACACAGAGGTAAAGGGGTCCTGATCTCCCCAGAAAAGTCACCACCCATGGATCTAACCCAGTCAGAACCTGGCTGCTTGAGTGCCAGGTCTCAGAACTCTCCATCCAGCGTGAACAGAGAAGATGAGGTTATCCTTTTATTGGATTCAGATGAAGAGCTGGAGCtggaacaaatcaaaacaaagtcAGGTTTGAATGGTCCCTCGGAAGAAAGGAAAGTTCTTGAAGTTAGCACCAAGTCCTCTGAGCTGTTTTCCATCATCGACCTTGATGCAGAGCAGGAACCTTCCCAAAGcccaccaggaagagagcccACGCTACAGCAGGAGGTGGAGGGACCGCTGGGGAACCGGGGCTCTGTCGGGGGCAGAGGGACCCCCCAACTGTTCTGCGACCCCAAGATCAGTGGCGACGAGGACAGCACGACAGATACCTCGTGGCTGGTGCCTGCCACCCCACTGGCTAGTAGAAGCCGCGACTGTTCATCGCAGACCCAAATCACAGGCCTCAGGTCCAGGCCTTCAGCAGACCCACTGGCTCAGCCCAAGCCCAGGGCCCTGTTAGAGAACAGGGGTGAACCGGAAGCCATGAGTAAGTTTTCGGTCATCGTGCCTCAGACATCATCCTCACTCCTGGGCCCCATCGCTCCCGGAAGCCCTGACAGCAGAAGGCAGGTCTGCAGAAGCCCGTCCAGTCCCCACCCCAGATGCCACCAGTACTTTTCTCCTCTGGCTCCCCGTCCCGGCTCAGGAGGCCTCGCTGACCTCACTGGGCAGTTCCAGAGGCACCCGCCGCCTGCGCCGAGCCCAGGGGTTCAGGCCACTGCGAGTGAAGTGGTGGAGGTTGAGGACAGTGAGGAGGAGCAGGAGGTGGCCTCCCAGAAGGCGAGCAACATCCCCCTGCTGGATAGTGACCCCCCGATTCCAGCCGACAATTGGTGTTGGCACGTGGAGCCCCTCTCACCAATTCCAATCGACCACCTGAACCTCGAGTGGACCGGCCCCCTGAGCACCAGTAGCCCTGGCAGTAGGGTGGAGGGAGCCCCGGACAGCGGTGACTGCCGCTCCCCAGCACTGCTGGGCACCACCCCCATCCGAGGAAGCTGCACTGGCCAGAGGAAGCCTCAAGAGAAATCCCCTGGGGCTGGCTCCCCTGGGAGCAGCAGGCTGAGCTTTCTGAACTCAGCTCTGTGGGAGGATTGGGATGGAGAAGAACAGAAGCCCCCAGAGGCTCCTCCTCTGCCCCAGACACCAAGCGCGGATGGAGCCCAGAAACTGCAAGAGTTACAGACGCCAAGTGAGTAATGGGAGGGTGTTGTCTTTTACACTGTTTTACACTAAGGGGCGTGGAGGGTCGTAACGACAGCGCGGGGCAGTGATGCTAAAGGGCCTGCTGACCCGTGGCCAGCCCTCCCCTTGCCTGCCTGACCCCACTCCACGGTTGGGGAGGATCGGCCTGCTGTCAAACATATACTCCTTAGCCAGTAAGTCAGGGCTTCCTAAACCTGCCTGGATCCTGTGGCTCGCCTGGGTACTTGTTCAAGATCCCTGTCTGTGGCTCCGCTCCAGAATAGTGGACCAGCACCTCCCGAGAGGCTGTGATAGGCTCCTCAGGTGCACCTTAAGAGCAAACGTGTGGTTCCTCAAGTAGTCAAACACAGAATTGCCATTACCACCAGGCAATTCCACTCCCACGTATACATTCAAAGGTTTTGAGGTCGGGACtcctgtatacaaatgttcacagcagcaatattcacaacagccaaaaggtggaaacaacccaaatgtccatcagctgataagtggataaagaaatgtggtccatacatacatacagtggaatattattcagccatatgaAGGAATAAAGCACTGACACAGATACAGcagaatgaaccttgaaaacatgctgctcagtgaaagaagccagacacaaaaggccaccacgtattatatgattccttttatatgaaacaTTCAGATGGACAaagccatagagacagaaagtagatgagtgaTCACCAGGGGCTTGGGGGGAGGAGAACAGGGAGTGACGAGCATGGAACTTTCTTTGGGGGATGAAATGTTTTAGAACTAGAAAGatgtggtggttgcacaacactgaaTGTGCTAAGTGCTactgttcactttaaaattttgttacgtgaatttcatctcaattaaaagaccaGATGGGGTGAGTGTGGGAGGTCTGCTGTGAGCCTTATCGGCCCCACTGGTGGAGGGACCCCACTTCCCAGCTCATTTCAGTCACAGGGGAAAATCAAGGCCCCTGGTGTTGGTGTCGGCCCCTTGAGGTGCTGCTGCCCCACCGCTATCCTCTCCAGCTGGACTGATCCAGGGAGAGTCTGGGAAGGGACCAGGCGACACTGAGCCGTGACTGGTGACAGGGAAGCAGAGCCTATGGGCAGAGCATCTGCCTGTGTCCTGCTATTTCATGTCCCCCTAAAATCTTAGACCAGCTGGGCATCACTAACCAGTGCTTTCAGCCTTGAGTGGGCGTCAGAATTGCCTGCAGAGCTTCTTAAAACACACGTGGCCTGTCTCTACCCCAGAGCTGCTGCTTCAGGAGGTCTGCTGTGTAAccaagattttgcatttctaacaggttccgAGGTGGTGTGTGAGAACCGCTGCAGGAGACCTGAGACCAGGGGACCTTAGTCAGAATCTGAGGGGAGATTCATGAGGGTCACAAACTCTCTGAAATGATATAAAGAATCTTGTGCATTTTTCACAAGACAGATCCTGTTGTTTTCATTGGCATCTCAAAGGACTCCATGCTCATAAACAGGATAAGAACCAAAGTCCAGATGTACTTAAGTTGTCCCTAAGTtgtctttaaaatactgattttttttaataacagcattATTGAGATGttattcacatatcataaaattcaccctttcaaATGTACTATTCAATGGCTTTTTAGTACAGTATTCTACAACTGTCTAATTCCAGgatgttttcatcaccccaaaataaaTCCCATCCCATTAGCAGTCGCCCCACTGCCCCcttcaccccagcccctggcaactgccTACCTGCTTTCGAGCTCTTCACAGCATCAGCACCACATAAGCCCGTGGCCCTCACCGCGTGCTGTGTGATGCTTTCCAATGGGAAGATGTGACTCCAGAGTCAAACAGTGAAGGGTGGACATCCCTGCTGTCCTGGAGCGAGGGCAGCGCTTCTCTAAGTGACACTATCAGGgtcagaagaggcaaatccaggGCCCTCGTGCTGAAACGTATGTTTCTTTTGTTCTACCCAGAAGGTGCTAACCGGAAGAAGAACTTGCCCCCCGAAGTGCCCATAACCCCAATGCCAAGGTATTCCATCATGGAGACCCCGGTGCTGAAGAAAGAACTGGACAGGTTGGTGGTGTTCTGGAAAGCTTGCTCTGAGCAGACCCTCCCTCCTGCACCTATGTCCAGGCTTAGTGAAGTGGGGAGCAGAACGGCACCCTGGGCTCTGGTGGCAGGAGCCTCTGGCTGGTGGGGGGGCGTGCGTGACTCCCAGCTCTCCACATACTGTTCCCCAGGTGACTTAGGGCCAAGAAATGACACTCCTCCAGGTCACCCATCAGGTGGCAGGTCTCCATGTGCCATGTGGATGGGAATGGTACCCTTGCCTTAACAGTTTGAGGAGGgagagctgattttttaaaagaacatcaaAACTCACATTCCAATGAATTCTGCTGTTTGCCTTGGACACTGGGGAGGTCACTGCTACCACCACCACTCAGAACTCAGGGGGAATGGCCTTTCTGGAATATTCCTGAGTCAGCTCAGTGGGTATGCAGGATAGATACCGACCTCTGAATGCTCTTAAGTCAGGCATTTAAGATTCAGTTACATAAAGCCACTAGTTTAATTCGTTAATACCTGTTTGCTCTTTGCTGACGTTCATCTGTTTTCCTATTCAGGTTTGGGGTCCGCCCTCTGCCCAAACGCCAAATGGTCCTGAAACTGAAGGAGATATTCCAGTACACTCACCAGATACTGGAGTCAGACTCTGAGGAAGAGAGCCAGTCCTCACAGGTGCCCTTGGAGGCTCCTTGCAGCCAAACTTACACCACCAAGACCTCTAAGCCTTCAAGGGCAGCTGGCCGCACCCAGCTGGAGGCCACTTCTGGCTCCGTTCCCCAAAGGTCCAAGGGACCTGCTAAGACCAAGGGCCCCCAacatcaaaagacacagcctggTGGAAGGGTCCCTGCCCTGAGCACGTCACCAGCCAAGGAGGGCCCTCCAGGCCCTGATGGTGACACCCAGCTACCGGCCTCCCAGGAATCCATGGCCACCTCTGTAGACAGCAGtgacagctcctgcagctcacaAAGGTAACCAGATGGAAGGACAGGGCCACATCCTCTCTCACAAGCAGGGCCAGCCTAGCACAGCTGCCCTCGGCATTAGATTCTGGCTGAGGGTGCGATCCCGCTCAGGCCTGCAACTAGAGTGCCAGGGACACAGCAGCCTGGGGCTTCCTACTGCCCTGGGGGTCGTCCATGTGCCGGGCTCCGCAGGGGACAAAGAAACACACTCCTTCCCTCAAAGGGGCTCCTGGTCTCGGGGTGGAGGCCGGAAAGAAGGGGTGTTGCTAGGTGTTATTGTCTGGTTCTTTTCAGTTCTTCCTGTGACTTTGGAGCGGCCTTGGAGTCTGCAGGAGAAGATGAGGAGGACGAGGAGGGTATCAGTGCTTCACAGGCGGCCATCCAGGTAGCGGCCACAGAGGAGGCCGTGAGGCATTATATCTGCTCCAAGCCAGCCCTCTACCGCAAGGTCCTGCTGTACCAGCCCTTGGAGCTGGCAGAGCTACAGGCCGAGCTGAAGCATCAAGGCATCCATGTGGCCACGGGGAAGCTGCTGGACTTCCTGGACACCCAGTGCATCACCTTCACCACAGCTGCCGCCCGCAAGGCAAAGCCTGTGAGGAAGAGACGGCAGCCCATGAGCAAGAAGACGGGGGTCAGAACCCGCGGGCCTgtcccccgcccccaaccccaggCCATCAGCACCCTGTGAGGGTCTGCAGCCCCCGTCAGCCAGCCAGGCCCCCACAGTGTTTCTGAGCTTTCTGACCACACTGCTCCCCCTGTGAATAACGGCAGCACCAACCCAGATCGGCTTCCTCTTGACCTCATATCCTAGAGTGGCCTTTGGAGTGTGTCATCTGCTGGATTTAGGggccctggcccctccctccaTTGGTGCCCACAGTTTGTCTCCCTTTAACCCCCTTGGGCCCCATGTGTTTCAGAAGGGGGTGGGCCACTGCCAGCTGGCCAGGGCAAGGCCTGATTCAGCTGCATTTTCCACTCTCTTTGCCCACCAGTCACAGGTGTCCGTGTCCTGAGGTGGATGTCTGGGTCCAGGCTGCCCCTGCCCATGTCTTCCTTCTCAGCACTTGGGCTGTAATCCCAGCCTCCACCAGCAGACCAGCTGTCCACAGGCCCTGAACTGCCAGGCCCCAGGTGCTCTGCTGGCCCAGCTGTCCTGCCCAGACACCTGTCATTGTCACCAGCAGTCTTTGAATTGGACAGTACAGAAGGCCCAGTACAGCTCTGAAGCCCCCCAAATAAGCATGTTCTTTGTTAACTGGTTCCACCAGTATGTAGCCGCCTGTGGAGTGCAGGTGAgggctggaaaagaagaaaagtttgggTCTCTGTGTCCTTGTGAACGTCTTGTCTGTTTTAAATACGGTGCAGTTCGTTTTATATcgtgcaataaaaacaaaaagcctttATAGAAACCTTCTGGATACTGTACTCTAGAAAATAACGAGGGAAACGGGCCGTGGGGAGGGGACCCACAGTGCCCCTGCTGACCCCACACCCGTGTCTGCCGAAGGCCTGTGCCTGTTCTCCATCTCAAGGCGGAGCCCAGGCCTGCTGCTGCTCATTCCTCTGGTTCTTAGGTACTCATTCATCTACACATTTGCgcccccaccccaaaccccacACGCCTACAGTTAAGAGCCCTCAGCAGGCGCTGAGCTCCCACCCTCGATGATCCAGGAGAGGCCGAGGCCCAGCAGCATTGCCCGGGGTTTGTTACATGCAGGCTTGGGCCGCCCATAcccactgagtcagaatctgcattttaacaggatgAGTTTATGAAGCCTGCTCTGGCctgtgtgctgggccctgtggagaaaaggaaacaggccGGCACTTCCGGTCAtctagtggagaagacagacTGGCCTCTCCTCTGTGCCAGCTGTGAGGGTCAGTGCTCAGATGGCCCAAAGGGacagcttcctggaagagggggtTTGTGAACTGGGCCTCAGCGGCGTGCAGCATTCAGGGAGGCGAAATGGGGCTTCTTGAACACATACTGTGTTTCCTGATTTGTGACCAGGCGGAGGGGACCCAGCCTTCCCTGTGTCTGCTGCCCAAGGGCAGACGGCTAGAGGGAAGCTCGGCTCAGATCACACCACTTTGATCAGACTGAAGATGGAGCCTGGCCTGTTCTAGAAGCTACCATGCATTTCTTGTATGAAGGGCTTGATGCCCCCTCCCGAGTATGGGCTGTGTCAGGGAAATGAAGTGGAGTTAGGAAGGAGGGAGCCGACCCAGGGTCCTTACCCTGCTCACTGGCTCGCAGGGGAGACCATGCAGCTTCGGGTGCACTCCCTCGGGGGAGGCCTGGGAGCCTCACTCCTCGGACAGTGTCCTGACTCGGAGAACGCTACCAACTCCAAGTGGAAAAGGAGGTTTTGGGGGAGGGGTTAAAGTTGATAAAAAGCCACCAGCAGGTAAAGGGAGGGAAGGTGGGCCTGGGGACTGAAGACCTTGGCCCATCGGGTCTGTGCAGCGTGTCCCCGGAGGCCAGCAGGGGTCAGCAGTTGGCCTGGCCATGGCTCGGCCAGTGCAAAAGCAAGGAAAGAGGGTTAAACCAGCCACTAAGAAAAGAAACCACCACAGCCAGAGAAGGCGGCACCCGGGAAAGCATGACCTTTACAGAGGGTTTAAACCTGACTCAGGAACTAGAGAATTAGGTCCAGCTAACTGGTTGAAAAGGAGCTGATGATGAGCTGCCCTCTCCCAGCACCCACAGGGAGCCTGGAGGAGCCAGCGGCCATGGCCTCGTGGTGGGCAGCAGGCACAGGCGTTCCTGTGCAGAAGCTCTGACAGTCGCCACAGGGACTCAGCATAGGAAGAACATGCGCTGAGCTCCAGGGCAGCGGAACATTCACCCATCAGCGAAAACGAAGAGACACCCACGCTTCACTGTGATGTGACCTCCTGGGCCAGTCCCGCTTCCTGTGGCTTGGCCTCGGCCTGGACATGGTCACTCAAGGCAATCAAAGGACAGCCACAGCCCAGCTTGAGCAGGGCCCCAGCAAGGGGGCCTTGCAGTCTGCACAACCCCAGAGAGGCCCATGCAGGCAGGAAGCCTCAGGTTTTCGCTGAGCTGGGAAGGGCCTGCCCAGCTGACCACAACTCTGGGTGGATAGAAAGCCCCAGAGTGAGAACGAGCATGGGAGACCTCACCCCAAACGTATGAAAACCCCCGGGAGAGTCAGGAGAAGGCCCCGAACTTCTTAGAGGAGCCAGCAGAGGGAGCCTGGGGCCCAGCCCTACCCAGCCATGGGACATCCCTTCTAGGTGGGGAGGAAAGGTGGGGGGCAGTGCTGACTCAGGGGTGCCCTGAGATTCCCCACAGAGGATGCTGTTTCCTTTTGTGCTCAGGATCCATCGACCCTGAGCCGTGGAGGGAGGAGCAGAGGGGCCTCCTGGCCTCTGTCATGTGACAGATACCCACCTGGCCCCTGTGGTTTCCAACATCCTGTGGGCGGCCTGCTCTCAAATGCCTTCGCTGCACCTCTGGCCAGGGCTGCAGCCGCCAGTCTGCACTCTGCCTGCCTGAAGCCTCAGCAGGCTTCTCCAGGGTAGCCACCGTGTGTCCCCCCAGCACCTGGCGAGTGCTGATGGAAGGGACAGAGGGAGTGAGGGGGGAATGGGAGCATGGCATTCTATGAAGCACTTCTGATCTGCCGCCTTGGtacccccctcccctccatcaCCCATGCGGCTCTTGAGGACAGGCTAATACAAGCAcatgccccgccccctcccaacTCCCCTCACACACAAGCTGCTACATGCACTTGAACCTACTACTCTCCTGCTCTACAACCATTGCTGGCTCCCACCTGCTCGCTGAGAAAATCTGAGGCCCCATCACTTTGCTCCCACCTCGTCATCTGCTTCTCTCAGTGGCTTCACATGAGGTGGTTTGCTCCCTGTCACCAGAGTCTGTCCTGTATTTTTCCTCTATTGTAACTTTTCTCATGTTGTTCACTCTGGGCTGTGTCCTTCCCCATCAATGCAGCGCACGTGCTGAGGTCCACCTCCAGGGGCCTGAGTGAACTGCCACATTCTGCTGTTTCAGGTGCAGCTGACCTGCCTTGGGGGCCCTTGAGTTGGGAAGACACTGTGGAGTACAGCTGGGGCAAAGGTGCCTGTTGGGTGctagagagaaggaaagcaaggGCGGTTAGAAGAAGGGGTGAGGAGGGCCACACACCGTATCAGAGCATGCCAGCCTAGAGTGGCAGGACGCAGTTCCAGCCCCAGCAAGGTCAGctgcctgctgtgtggccttgaggaaGTCACTGAATGCCCCCACGCTTGCCTGGTTTCCCTACCACCCCCCAAAAAGCAAAGGTCTGCTGATGGTGAGTCTGTTTTCCTTTGTGGCCTCGGTTGGACCACTTTCCCCTGAGCATCAGGTCTGCAGGGGCACTCAGTCCTTGAAACAAGACCCTGGCATCACCCTTGCCTCTGACTTACAGGGTGGTGACAAAGCCAGAGAGCTGGCCCGAGGCAGCTACAGCTCACTGATTTGTCTGTAAGGCTGTTGGCTTTTGAAATCAGACAGGAAGGAGGGTTGAGGTGGAGCCCGGCACAGGAAGAGGTGAGGAGCCCCGGCTGCCGTGACAGCCGGTGGGCTCGGGGGAGTGCGGGAGCTGGCAGGCCACGGCCCTGCTGCCCTGCACGGTAATCACCTCCTGATCCCTCCAGACAGGGCTTCACTCCTGCCCTGGACAGATCCTGACGGCTCGGGGACCAGCTGACCAGCCACAGAGATTCCCAGGACATCCTCACACCCACCCAGCTGCCTCTGTCCACTGGAGCAGGGCTGAGCCCAGGAGCGCTGGGATGGACGCCCTCGGCCCCCCAGCATTGGCATCCCTGGAGCAATGAGGCCCGGGAGGTAAGTCGAGTCCAGACTGTCTCAGTACAGGATgggggagaaagaggagacagCTGGCAGAAAGGACCATGACTTTGAAGGCCTGAGCCACTCTGTGGAGTGGTGGCTGGGGCAACTCCAGGAAGGTGTCCCCATGGGTGCCAGGAGCTGCTGGGAAGGACTAGATAACGGTGTGAAATAAGCAAACAGGTGCCTAAGGACAGCCCACAATGGGCCAAGGCGACAAAGCCCAGCACCCCAGGTACCAATGATGGGACAGGAGGAGCAGGAAGTAGCTGGAAAGTGCTGCAGGCAGGCAGAGGTGAGGTTGAGCAGTGCAGCCCAGTGGTTAAACTTGGAATCAGCAGACCTGGGCACTATCCTAGCATCCCCTTTCCTCCCTTAAGATGGAGGGGACAATACCAGACCTGCCCAGGGTCCTGAGGACCAAGGGAGGTGGTGCAGGTGGGGTTGGGTCTATCACCCAGTGCCTGCTCCATAAATGTCACCCTCATGTTGGGTGAGCAGTCCCCAGGGTCCTCTCCCAGCTGCACCCTCGGATGGAGGTGAGGTTCATCATTCTGAGAGGGACGGTAATCACAGAGGCTTTCTCAGAAGAGGCACCATAGAGCTGGTTCAGGGTGGCTATTGGTCATAGGGCCCTCCCCTGTGGCCAGGCTCCTGGGTCCCAGGGTTTTTCCCTGTCCCCTCAAAGGACGCACATGCTTTCCCTGAGCCCTAGGGCTCACCCTTGGCCATTACAGGGAAACCTGCAGCTGGCTCCCAGGTGGGGGTGCAGGCTGGGCACCTCCTCCTCTGTCCCAGGGGTGCCAGGATCCCCAGGGTTGAGCCTGTCCCGGTCCCCAAGAGGGTTCCAGGGCAGTGAAGTTAGGAGAGCTGTGTCTCACGGTGAAGGCACTGCTTCCTCCCTCTGGGAAAGGCTGTTTGGTCTCAGGTGGTCAGCGGTCATGGTTGGGGGGGCCACCTAAAAGGGCTGAGAACTGAAGTCT
This genomic stretch from Globicephala melas chromosome 15, mGloMel1.2, whole genome shotgun sequence harbors:
- the SLX4 gene encoding structure-specific endonuclease subunit SLX4 isoform X3, yielding MEVGPQLLLQAVRLQTAQPEGASGTLASSLRDHAGGLKRKGATAKKEPQKRRKVAKPEAPSEDLLVAMALSRSEMEQKAVPAALRLGNAFSERTRPGAALEKKSRKKKAPVTPPQLLVQDVETTGRQMEDRVAQLLAEELELSGTPPLPASRIFKEELEKSRRGLRPPGGKQNFLWEGSALTGAWALESFYTASLVPPLVPQWPAEGLTQEPTLPLELPEKPEPGVQTPLAVHGTRPVGHSPLSPAPSASQREHQALQDLLDLAGEGLSASPWPCSGGPAGSGGATGMDLSPSSLPLTGFVLPDKEKCLERSSQASLALGLLVADFSAMVNNPHLSDVQFQMDGGEVLYAHKFVLYARCPLLMQHVNSEGFFAIEDGDMRTQRVLLSDVSAEAARVFLRYLYAADTALTPHLAPDLSSLAHRFGVTELVHLCEQVPVLMDAEGGQQKEQEDEDCESRVETFQELLRLVWRGEEEEAEALLKSEGREEDREKVNEAEMEEIYEFAATQRKLLQWEKAPAMEEEADQLREDGPVSGGILTSVHNKQQSENAEQMESSGQGRDEALDKWKNMRQSTLLSPGDRGLDREENAESPEEALALPYSSSPARGQAEKQESTFLCSVDVDDDEQSFSSPQAGYPEPSQMTSDRKEGNCTVWEREIESSHPPARQQAPPSHSPFFPSQPHQGRSPCGPHLRSRHTSDLSLPTPQLQGTASRVASQNSSLKPKRARSLPMSHKDPGQKDKECSSVLEHRGKGVLISPEKSPPMDLTQSEPGCLSARSQNSPSSVNREDEVILLLDSDEELELEQIKTKSGLNGPSEERKVLEVSTKSSELFSIIDLDAEQEPSQSPPGREPTLQQEVEGPLGNRGSVGGRGTPQLFCDPKISGDEDSTTDTSWLVPATPLASRSRDCSSQTQITGLRSRPSADPLAQPKPRALLENRGEPEAMSKFSVIVPQTSSSLLGPIAPGSPDSRRQVCRSPSSPHPRCHQYFSPLAPRPGSGGLADLTGQFQRHPPPAPSPGVQATASEVVEVEDSEEEQEVASQKASNIPLLDSDPPIPADNWCWHVEPLSPIPIDHLNLEWTGPLSTSSPGSRVEGAPDSGDCRSPALLGTTPIRGSCTGQRKPQEKSPGAGSPGSSRLSFLNSALWEDWDGEEQKPPEAPPLPQTPSADGAQKLQELQTPKGANRKKNLPPEVPITPMPRYSIMETPVLKKELDRFGVRPLPKRQMVLKLKEIFQYTHQILESDSEEESQSSQVPLEAPCSQTYTTKTSKPSRAAGRTQLEATSGSVPQRSKGPAKTKGPQHQKTQPGGRVPALSTSPAKEGPPGPDGDTQLPASQESMATSVDSSDSSCSSQSSSCDFGAALESAGEDEEDEEGISASQAAIQVAATEEAVRHYICSKPALYRKVLLYQPLELAELQAELKHQGIHVATGKLLDFLDTQCITFTTAAARKAKPVRKRRQPMSKKTGVRTRGPVPRPQPQAISTL